A genomic window from Silene latifolia isolate original U9 population chromosome Y, ASM4854445v1, whole genome shotgun sequence includes:
- the LOC141628404 gene encoding uncharacterized protein LOC141628404, whose product MVSDYRAYADRVITRPCLSSGVGDSVWSPPRAGFIKIITDAYMAGDESVGLGAVARDKDGRILWLGYWQVGAEWSVEVAEAKAAMFGLDIAKERGLSNIVLKCDALNLVRAVRDKNIARTPVGLCVEDLCTLLSFFESSKCCHVKRGGNIVAHCVARISERVGVATVLVTDFPQGVLSLAEIDLI is encoded by the coding sequence atggtgtctgATTATCGAGCCTATGCGGATCGAGTCATTACGAGGCCGTGTCTGTCTAGTGGGGTTGGTGATAGTGTGTGGTCTCCTCCGCGTGCGGGTTTTATCAAGATTATTACAGATGCATACATGGCTGGTGATGAGAGTGTTGGGCTGGGTGCAGTGGCGCGGGATAAGGATGGACGGATTCTCTGGTTGGGGTATTGGCAGGTTGGGGCAGAATGGAGTGTGGAGGTGGCGGAAGCTAAAGCGGCCATGTTTGGGCTTGACATTGCAAAGGAAAGGGGACTGTCGAACATCGTCTTGAAATGTGATGCGCTAAATTTGGTGAGAGCGGTACGGGACAAGAATATTGCGAGAACACCGGTTGGTCTTTGTGTCGAAGATTTATGTACCCTTCTTAGCTTTTTCGAATCGAGTAAGTGCTGTCATGTAAAACGTGGGGGAAATATTGTGGCTCATTGTGTTGCTCGAATTAGTGAGCGTGTTGGGGTTGCCACCGTCCTTGTAACGGATTTCCCGCAAGGTGTCCTTTCACTTGCGGAAATTGATTTAATATAA